Proteins encoded together in one Rhizobium leguminosarum bv. trifolii WSM1325 window:
- a CDS encoding polar amino acid ABC transporter, inner membrane subunit (TIGRFAM: polar amino acid ABC transporter, inner membrane subunit~PFAM: binding-protein-dependent transport systems inner membrane component~KEGG: azc:AZC_1450 ABC transporter permease protein) has translation MGQEEFVFLLIGLKWTVLLSAVGFVCGGIAGLGVALARASGIPLLERLTAGYIAVFQGTPLLMQLFVVYYGLALVGLMLDSWVAVAIGLTLHASAYLGEIWRGSIEAVPRGQTEAAKALSLRYISRMKDVILPQALRVSLPATIGFLVQLIKGTSLASIVGFTELTRAGNIISNQIFQPLTVFGVVGILYFLMCCPLTILGARLERRFAASAR, from the coding sequence ATGGGTCAAGAAGAATTCGTCTTCCTCCTGATCGGCCTGAAATGGACCGTGCTCCTGTCGGCCGTCGGCTTTGTCTGCGGCGGCATCGCGGGGCTCGGCGTCGCCCTTGCGCGCGCCTCGGGCATACCGCTGCTGGAACGTCTGACGGCCGGCTACATCGCCGTCTTCCAGGGAACCCCGCTGCTGATGCAGCTTTTCGTCGTCTATTACGGCCTGGCGCTGGTGGGGCTGATGCTCGATTCCTGGGTGGCCGTCGCCATCGGACTGACGCTGCACGCCAGCGCCTATCTCGGCGAGATCTGGCGCGGATCGATCGAAGCGGTTCCGCGCGGCCAGACGGAAGCGGCAAAGGCTCTCAGCCTCAGATACATCTCGCGCATGAAGGATGTCATCCTGCCGCAGGCGCTGCGCGTTTCGCTGCCAGCCACGATCGGCTTCCTGGTGCAACTGATCAAGGGCACCTCGCTTGCGTCGATCGTCGGCTTCACCGAGCTGACGCGGGCCGGCAACATCATCTCCAACCAGATTTTCCAACCGCTGACGGTCTTCGGCGTCGTCGGCATTCTCTATTTCCTGATGTGCTGCCCACTGACGATTCTTGGTGCTCGCCTCGAACGAAGGTTCGCCGCCTCCGCGCGCTGA
- a CDS encoding polar amino acid ABC transporter, inner membrane subunit (TIGRFAM: polar amino acid ABC transporter, inner membrane subunit~PFAM: binding-protein-dependent transport systems inner membrane component~KEGG: azc:AZC_1449 ABC transporter permease protein), which produces MNYKLDFTPVIDGLPNLLLGCLGTFLLAICGMLLAIVIGIGGVALRDSALKPARWLVIAFVELIRNTPFLVQIFFIYFALPLTGIRLDPTPTAIIALGINGGAYAIEIIRGGVQSIPKGQMEAGLALGLHKAQVFRLIILKPALRAIYPSLTSQFVLLTLTTSIASAISAYELTSVSQRIESESFRSFEVYFTVTVFYFVISWLMMRIFALFSARYFKYPVK; this is translated from the coding sequence ATGAATTATAAGTTGGATTTCACCCCGGTCATAGATGGCCTGCCGAACCTTCTGCTCGGCTGTCTCGGGACGTTCCTGCTTGCCATTTGTGGGATGCTGCTGGCGATCGTCATCGGAATTGGCGGCGTTGCGCTGCGCGACTCTGCTCTGAAGCCAGCACGATGGTTGGTCATCGCCTTCGTCGAATTGATCCGCAACACGCCGTTTCTGGTGCAGATCTTCTTCATCTACTTCGCGCTTCCGCTGACGGGCATCAGACTGGATCCGACGCCGACGGCGATTATCGCGCTTGGCATCAACGGCGGCGCCTACGCAATCGAGATCATTCGCGGCGGCGTCCAGTCGATCCCGAAGGGTCAGATGGAAGCGGGTCTCGCCCTTGGTCTGCACAAGGCTCAGGTTTTCCGGCTGATCATTCTCAAGCCGGCACTGCGGGCGATCTATCCGTCCTTGACCAGCCAGTTCGTCCTTTTGACGCTGACCACCAGCATTGCATCGGCGATTTCGGCCTACGAGCTGACGTCCGTTTCGCAGCGCATCGAATCGGAGAGCTTCCGCAGCTTCGAGGTCTACTTCACCGTCACGGTTTTCTATTTCGTGATCTCCTGGCTGATGATGCGCATCTTCGCGCTGTTTTCGGCGCGCTACTTCAAATATCCGGTCAAGTAG
- a CDS encoding 3-dehydroquinate dehydratase (PFAM: dehydroquinase class II~KEGG: azc:AZC_1447 dehydroquinase), with product MNKPIFVLNGPNLNLLGQREPAIYGTTTLADINKRCVAKARSLGFDVEFRQTNFEGELVESVHQARTDACGIIINPAGYTFTSIALLDALKMFDPPKIELHISNVHARESIYHNSLISRVATAIMIGFGADGYELAIQAMAGMVKRD from the coding sequence ATGAACAAGCCAATTTTTGTGCTCAATGGACCCAATCTCAATCTTCTCGGTCAGCGCGAGCCGGCAATCTACGGGACCACGACGCTGGCCGATATCAACAAACGATGCGTCGCCAAGGCAAGGTCTTTGGGGTTCGACGTCGAGTTTCGGCAGACCAATTTCGAGGGCGAACTGGTTGAGAGCGTGCACCAGGCCCGGACCGATGCTTGTGGCATCATCATCAATCCCGCCGGTTATACCTTCACATCGATCGCTCTTCTCGATGCCTTGAAAATGTTCGATCCGCCGAAGATCGAACTGCACATCTCCAATGTTCATGCGCGCGAGAGCATCTATCACAATTCGCTGATCTCGCGCGTTGCCACGGCCATCATGATCGGCTTTGGGGCCGATGGCTACGAACTGGCTATCCAGGCGATGGCTGGAATGGTCAAGCGGGACTGA
- a CDS encoding extracellular solute-binding protein family 3 (PFAM: extracellular solute-binding protein family 3~SMART: extracellular solute-binding protein family 3~KEGG: azc:AZC_1451 ABC transporter substrate binding protein), whose amino-acid sequence MFKSMLTRRNAMLGAAALVAAVTLAQPAAAVTPDEIKARGKIIVGIQGDNPPWGFVTSGGKQDGLDADIATLFAKELGVSVEFVPLEVNNRIPALTAGRVDVLFATMAMLPDRAKAVQFSKPYVANAIVLIGPKKAEIKTNADMAKFTVGVAKGAAQDTQVTKNAPPSTTIRRYDGDAASVQALVSGQVETLGGNIFYMDRLEKARPGEFENKLEFQKLYNGACTRLGEKEINAALNTFIDKIKANGELKTVYDKWMKVPVPEFPETLEGIPFAAK is encoded by the coding sequence ATGTTCAAGTCTATGCTAACGCGTCGAAACGCGATGCTCGGAGCCGCCGCCCTCGTGGCAGCCGTCACCCTGGCGCAGCCGGCCGCCGCCGTCACGCCCGACGAAATCAAGGCTCGTGGCAAGATCATCGTCGGAATTCAGGGCGACAATCCGCCTTGGGGCTTTGTGACCAGCGGCGGCAAGCAGGACGGCCTCGACGCCGACATCGCAACGCTGTTTGCCAAGGAACTCGGCGTTTCCGTCGAGTTCGTGCCGCTTGAAGTCAACAACCGCATTCCCGCACTGACGGCCGGCCGGGTCGACGTTCTGTTCGCAACGATGGCGATGCTGCCGGATCGCGCAAAAGCCGTGCAGTTCAGCAAGCCCTATGTTGCCAATGCCATCGTCCTGATCGGTCCGAAAAAGGCTGAGATCAAGACGAATGCCGACATGGCCAAGTTCACGGTCGGCGTCGCCAAGGGGGCTGCTCAGGACACGCAGGTCACCAAGAACGCGCCGCCCAGCACCACAATCCGCCGATATGACGGAGACGCCGCAAGCGTCCAGGCGCTGGTGTCCGGCCAGGTCGAAACGCTTGGTGGCAACATCTTCTACATGGACCGGCTGGAGAAGGCCCGTCCGGGCGAATTCGAAAACAAGCTTGAATTCCAGAAGCTCTACAACGGTGCTTGCACCCGTCTCGGCGAAAAGGAAATCAATGCGGCGCTGAACACCTTCATCGACAAGATCAAGGCCAACGGCGAACTCAAAACCGTCTACGACAAGTGGATGAAGGTTCCGGTACCGGAATTCCCGGAAACACTGGAAGGCATTCCGTTCGCGGCGAAGTGA